The following is a genomic window from Pyricularia oryzae 70-15 chromosome 5, whole genome shotgun sequence.
ttgtcagACGGACGTCATTGCTTCCTTttcgcttcttcttttcttctccctcTTTGACAAGCCAAAGTGTTTTGTTCGTCCTTTTTGGCCCAGAAAATCTTGCCACAACGGTCCGACTGCACGGGTAGTTGGTTCTTCAGCGCGGATCAACTCACCCGTTTAGGAAAGAACACAAGTGGATGCCGAGGCTAGTTGAACGGCCGggacttctttttttgtttctttgtttctcCAGATCCAACTTGCACACGGGTTCCGAGATGTTCCCCGTGCCGCGCCTCCCCGCACTTCAGCCCCGAACGCGCTAgcaacaaacagaacaagaaaaaaaatcgctAATGTCCTGCCATATCCGTACATATGGATTGTTTAGTCTACCGCGTACTTTCTTAGGTTTCCGGCCATGTTCGCTTGGCATTTCTGGTTTATTGCACTTGCTGACCATGGGATTGGATTGCCTACTTTCTTGGCAGCACTGGGCACTTCTTTAGACTTTCTCCTAGGTTTTCTTGGCCTGTCGAAAATGTCACTATGCGCAAAGTCATTAAAGTTTTGCAACAAAagtcccaagccccgaaatgGATAGTAATTCGTTGTTCCGACTAGGCCGGGACGTCTTTTTCCCACTTTGTTTTGGCGTCTTTGCAAGCTTGCAGGGAGGCGCGGGCAGGTCTTGGCCCCTTTGGAAGCAAGTGACTTAGTGGTCCATTTACAGTTTGAGAGGCCGCAATAGTGTAGAAAGTGcatgctttttttgtctACTCCGAACTAATGACCGGCCACTCACTATgcgactagactagacaaAATGGAGGGTGGGTATCCATTTGGCTGCTGGTTTGAGTGAACAAAAAGACGGCCCCGCCAGGCCGCATCGTCCAACCCCAGACATTTCTCCACATGATTGTTGGCGATGGGCTAGTGTCTTATATACTCAAAGCACACATACAAACAGCCCACGAACTTGCATTTCCCTACGTCTTTGTACGCTTTCGGTGGTGGAATCAGAGCAGAGTTGGGTGTTGGTCGCCGTCCAGATGGTGCATGCACCTTCCCAGACTCACACAAGCTGTTAGAGATGTCTTCAGGACAATGGAAGGAGGCAGAGACATCGCATAGCGAGTTGTTATCTTTTATCCCAATATAAAGCCCTATTTCTTACTACATGAGCCAGAATGCCTTTCTTGGGTTTGCCTGCACCAAGCACGTTGATCACTCGAGCTAGTAACAGATTACAATTCACCCTGTCATCTCCCATCGCAAACTCCATCGCTTCTAAGTGCACATCTACCCCGTCCCCTCCTTTCCTTGTGCAAAAAGCACGGAACGCTACCTCTCTACTCTCCATCTCAGCGGCAGGACCGTCCAGAAATCGAAACCTTGTTCATTACACGGCCGAACGACAGGGGCTAGACCTTTCAACAATcacgacaacctggcactgGGAAGCATTCTCTCATCCTCCTCCAATAAGCCGCTACCAATGACCCTGCATCATCGCCGGCCGCAGCAGGCACAGCTTCCACAGCGCGTCTGGGAGAGAGTCGCTCCGGCAGGCAGGCTTCAGAGCAGAGATCCGGTGTCGTGGCTGAGGAACAGCGAGACCCACCGGCTGGACAGGTGGTCGACGCTCTATGAGCAGTGCAGTCTTTGGCATTGAGTACAGAGGCTAGTGGACTATGGCAAGGTCTGGGGATGGAGGGAAGGCCGCGGGCATGTGTTTGGAGGCGACTTTCAACCCATCCATGTCTCTCAACGTTGTCACATTTACTAGGGCTTCTGGATGCCTATTCTTCTCGAGGTTTTACTGCAGAATGAAGGTTTGCATACGGTCCTGTCTCGACTTTGTAGGAACTAGACATTAGACCTAGTCTTGTTCTTGATCTTTAGTCGCGCAAACATCGGTTATCTGTCAGTTTCCTTCATTTTCTACCCCATGACTACCTTTTTGGTCATGGTGAGTAAGAACTGGATAGCAGGAGCTCGAGTGTCAACTGATTGGGATTGAACTGATAATATTGGATGGTGCTGTGACCCCTATCCGCCGTTGCCATGCTGCCCTTTGTAAGGTATTAGTTTTTCTTTCCCTAGATTTTACTGCATATCACCCTCAATCGCGAACACCGAATCGTGCTCGTCATATAAGACTAGTTGACTTTAGTTTTCAGGGACTACAAGAGGAAAGCAGGCTTGCAATCCAATCTTACGTACATACGGTGTAACTCAATCTGCCCAGTGTGCGGATTGACCCGTATCCGGTGTTTTGGTAACCCCGAAGTCGCCTGCAAAGAGGCAAAGAGTATCTCAGACACTAACAACAATATTCACATGAACAAGAAGCATCAGCAAAAAGAATAGAATGGATAACGAGAGTCAGTGCAACCAAATCATTTATTCAATATCATCCGCCAAGTGTCATCGTATATCTGACTATATCAAGAAAGTGAGACGAGAAGAGCGTCAAAGAAATATTTGAACAAAGGAAAATGGACATCAAAAGTGAGAAGAGAGCTCATGGGTCAGAGTACATGGCTCCTTCGAATCTTGAGGTGACCGAAAACACCATCCGTATAAAAACATCTTCGTGGGACCATTaaaggcaaaaagaaaacaatacTGGGGAAGTTGTTATATGTCGAGTGTGAAACACATGCACCAAACAtatcagaaaaaaaagggggtcaTTCTGTTTTACCCCCCCCTGGATTTAGATACCAGAGTCGTCCTGGTGGAAAGGCATGCTGTCCTTGACGGCGTCCCAGTCGCGGCAGGTCTGCTGGAAGACGTCGTGGTCGGGCATGGCGAGAGCGATGGAGCCCTGGCTCTCGACAAAGTTGAGCGACAGGCCCTGCGACGCGTGCCAGGCGATGTGGCAGTGGACGATCCAGGCGCCCGGGTTGTCGAGCTCAAAGGCGATGGCGAGGTGGCCGCCGGCGGggaggttggcggtgtcgcGGCGGATGGGGTTGATGGTGTTGAGGGCCGTCTCGTTGGTGAAGGGGGTGGTGTCCTGCGAGAGGATCCAGAAGTCGTGGCCGTGGAGGTGGATGGGGTGGTCGATGCGGATGCCCAGCGAGCTGCCGTCGATGACGAGGCCGAACCACTGGGTGGAGTTTGCGAGGGCGGCGGCCTTCTGTATCGTGGGGGCGTAGGCTTTGTTAGTCACTTCTTACTACTGCAAGGGGGGGTGGAGCTCGCTGGCAAAGCGGAGATGGACTAGGGGGGGGATAAAACTAACCTCAGCCCTGACCATGTTGTACGGGGTAGGGAAGATGGGCTCGCGGTCAAAGACCTTCTGCAGGACGGGCTTGCTCCAGTCGAGAACCAGAGAGCTGCTGTTCAGAGTCCACTGGAACCAGTTGTGGCCCAGGTCGTCGCCGGTGGCGCTGAAGCCCAAGGTCTGGGTGGTCATGCCGCTGATGGGACCGACGTTGAGGGGCAGGTGAGGGACGAGGGTGGAGGGGACCTCGTCGCCACAGCTTCCGCTGCGCTTGACGTCCGAGACCGAAGTGGGCTCCGCGGTGCTGCTGGCGTCGTAGCGGACGATGGCGGTGGAGGCGTCGCGCCAGGCGGTGGGGTCGACGGCGGGCGAGCAGTCGGCACCGGAGCGGAGCCAGTAGTTGCCCGGGGTGGCGTTGGCCTCGACGATGATGTCGTAGCGCTGGGCGATGGAGACCTGGACGACCTTGGTCTTGTAAGGCTTGATGGGGACCAGGTCGGCACCGATGACGGTGAGCTCGTGGCCGTCGATGGAGAACTCAAAGTGGGCGTCGGCAGCGACGTTGACGACGCGGATCAGGTGCTTCTTGCCGGGCTCAAAGACCATCTCAAActtcttgccgccgccgacacAGTTGGGGTCCGAGCTGCCGCTGCAGTCGAAGGTGTTGGTGCCGTTGATGAGGGTGTTCTCGGGAGCGGGAGGGGCACCCTTGCTGGCAGATGTCGCCCAGCCCTCAAAGGCAGACTGGTGGAAGTGGTCCTGGAGGAAGAGCATACCCATGTCGATGTCATAGTTGTCGGTGGCCGGTCCGTTGATGATCATAGGACCGAACATGCCATCGGAAGCTTGCAGGGTAAAGTGCGAGTGGTACCAGGTGCTGCCGTACTGGGTGGCGCGGAACTTGTAGGTGAGCGACTTGCCAGGGGCGATGGGGCACTGGGTGACACCAGGAACACCATCATACTCGACGGTGTTGCGCTGGTGGATACCGTGCCAGTGGATGGCGGTGCCGTTGGTCTGCATGTTGTTGGTCACGTGGATGACGAGATTGTCACCCCAGTCGGCGGTGATCAGGGGGCCGGGGGAGGTGCCGTTGATGGTCTGGCAGTAGCGCTTGTAACCATCGGAGTTGCAGTCATTCTTCTCCTCGATGGAGAGCCAGTACTCCCGGGTGACTCCAGTGTCAGGGACAACTTTGTAGAAGTCGGTGTCTATCGAGTATTTTCCCCAGCACTGCCTCGAGTTGGGGCCGTTCTCGCATTCCTGACGAGGAGAGAGCGAGTGGGAAAACCGCTGGGGCGAAACCGAGATGGGCTTCAAAGGGGTAGCGAGGGCAGTTGCGCCCAGAGCAAGGTGAACGAGTGACTTAACGAAGGACTTCATCTTTGCGGCAATAGAAAACGAATGATATCGCCAGAGATGTTTGGAAGTGAGTGAGTGTAGTGGATAGAACCCCGGGAGCTGGTGATGAGCAAAACAAACAAGATCGTCGACCAGAGAGGTGCAGACTGATGCTTTTATAGAGATTTTCCCCCACAAGATATTTGACCTACGCTTGTTGCTTCGGAACTACTGCCGACCATTCACGATATCCCAGCACGTGTGGAAGAACCCCTGGAAGTCTTGGCCATCACTCTGCTTTCTTTGTGAAGCAGCGCTATGACACGAGAAAACCACGCACCCCTCTCAATATTCCAAGGTGATATTGAATATTGCTGTCTCCAGAGCTGCAATGCTTCCTGTGCCAGCATGTATTGAGCCCCGTTTGGGCATAGTAGAAGTCCGCTGACGGCCACCGCAAATTACCGCAATAGGACCCAGCATGGCCCGGCTCACGCGGCTGTTAAATCGATGTTCCTTCGACAGCATCTGTACGAGGTTTGCTAGCGGCACAGCAGCGTGGGTCACATCAGTCTTTCTCAGAAGAACCGTTTATGAGTTTTTCGGCAACTGTACTGTTCGTAAACTGTAGTCTGCTTACATGTGCACTGCCATTTTCCACTTTCCAACATGGACAACAAAACATCATTCGAGGAAAACCGCATCGATGATGAATGGTATGGTATCCTCTCGTGTTCTGGTCACAGAATAGAAGCCCATGTTCTGGATGGACGTGTGATTACCACACCAGGAGGCTACATCACACTGTAGCATTACCACTTGATACTGACCCCATTCTCGTCAGTAGCAGCAAagacagaaagaaaaaaaaatgaacaaTTGCATGCCAAAGCTATGGAGTGTAATCGGACGTTGACTTCTTGGCGCCCACATCCCGAAATCATTTTGCAAGTACACAGTAGTAGGCAGTTCCACTCTGTTCCCACGCAGCCCGCCGAAGAGGTTGTGAACAGGCTGAAGAACAGGTTACTTGACTCGCGGTGGAGTTGTATATGCACCGGAATTTCCCGCCGACGCAAGTACAGAGGCTTCACCGAGAGAACATATGTATTGAAGACTAGGGAGGCGGCTGAGCACAGGCAGAAAAGCCTACTAGGGCCGCTTATTGCCCGAGCCTTGGGCCGATAAGGACAAGGAACCCGATCGCGGCTGATGGGGCGCGGTAACAGCTCCATCCTTGACGATGGGGCAGAATGTTCCGTACTGCAGGAGATCTCGGGCGGCATCTGCAACCGGTGGCCCGCCTTGCCAGGAGAACTGGCCAATGATGAGAAAACAAAGGGTCAGCCAAGGCTTCAAGCGAATCAAGCGCCCTTACCGCTGGATACAGACCCAGAAGCAACATGGGATTTGTCCAATACCACCGTATATGTGATAGTAATAATTCAGTGTACGCCCGGACGCTTGGCTCAGACAATGCAACGGTAGAGATTGCCAGGGCCGTTGCAACGGTTTGACCTCCCATAAACCGGCAGTTGTGATCGACTGACCGAAGTGTGTGAATATTTGGTACGAAACGCAAACGTCATGTTTGTCTTTGTCTTTGTTCCCAAAAGTGTGCCACTGGCCCTCATTCTCGTATATCGCCCAAATAACTGAATGGGGCGAAGCATCGCGGTACGTAATGCGGCTCCGCGCACACCGATTATTAACGGGCTTGACCGTACAAGGTGACGAGTAATGCCGAAATTTTGACGTCCAGCTTTCAAATAGATGCTAAAAAATAAGCATGCTCTAGTAACAGGACAGCAAGCAAGGACCACCTTGTACTtttggcgggaaaaaggagaTAATTTCGTGCGGTGCACGATGGTGGGTGGGGTTTTGTGGACAAAAGTCCGTAAATGATGACAATGATGCTGAGTGGTGTGCGTTGCTAGACCTAAAACAGCACTGCTGCCTTGACTGTGGCTCCATTTACGAGAAGGCAATAAGCAAAGTGTATCGGTATTTGACCGTTAGCGTAAACGGTTTTTGACTGGGTTGTTTGAAAGTTTTCCGCCgtaagcgcgtctctccaAAGTGTGATCAGCACATTGGCTCGGCGCACATTCCAACGCACAGATCATCAGCAACCGGTAACTGGACGTCAGAACTTGACGCAAGGGATCATTTACGGCGCGGGTCCAATACTTGATACTGGGAAAACATAAAGAAAAAACCTATGCCGGGGTTCTCGAAAGGGAAAAGAATTTACAGGGTCTAGCTGCGAGTGGATGCTCTTTCGCAAGCAAGAcctgaaaaaagaaagttgaGCCTCCACCAACAGGCCACATAGCAGTCCTAGCACAAAGGGGTTGGACAATGGATACGTGCCCAGCTTTCCCAGGTAGGCGGGTGAGACAAAGGAAGaggccccaaaaaaaaaagactgaaAATAGTGTCAAAAAGAGATATTAAAATAAGAATTGAAAGGATTTTAATTTCGGCCCATGATGAATTGCAAGGTTGCTGTGAGCCTGTGACTCGTGTCGAGGAACGGCAAACTTTGGGGATGTGATGTTGGCCGGACGGAAGTTCGTCGCGGGTGTGCCCGCCTTTCTCCACTTTACCGGTAGAGTGGAGAGGACTGCGAGCTGCGTGGCTTGCATATGTGGCGGCGTGCCTTGAATGGGTTGTGGCTGATGGCTAATTGTTGATGGCTGGACGTACTGTATGGAGACAATGAGCAACATCagaaggtacctaaggtaccacCTATCTAGTACCTAGCTGGGTAACACCACATAGCAGCTTTACCGATAAGATAAGGCAACTTTGCTTCCACCTTTGGAATCCACACTTTGGATGGATCTGACCATCGTCATTTTGAGCAGCACGATGGAGCCTTGCATTGCACCTCATTAAGCACGTCGCGCGTCACGTTGACCAAAAGTCCATTCACTTGGAGGAGTAGCAATGGATCGCGTGGGGAACATGCCTTTCGATCCCTCGACGCTAAAGGCATCCGCTCAGCATTACTCATCCTCGGATTCCGAGgaagacgaggacgacgacgcgtTCCAAATTCCAAACACCAACCCAGACGCCGACGAGTTCGCAGACCACAACCCCCGGAAACGACGGAGGACGGGACGCGACGCCAAAGAAAGCGCCGCGTTGGGCGTTTTTGGCTCCGAGAGCGAGGACGACGGGCCGGGAAATCGATGGAAACATAAAAAACTACGTCACAAGGGCGTTGCTTTCGTATCCTCGAACGATGCCAAGAAGAGcggcgatgacgacgaggacgacgatgaagATGAACCGCGATACGCTGGGTTAGGTTCCATGCAGGGCAGGCTAagtgaagaaaaagaggacgaggaagaggatGATGGTGCGCCGACGGGAGGCCTAGGTTTTGGCTTTGCGGCGCAAAAGGTTGCTCAAGATACCACCTGGGCTGCTGGAAGTCGAGCCTCGCAAAAGTTTGGAAACCTTTTCAAAAAGTCTACATCCTCTGCCGACACGCCGCTCGGCCGAGGCTTCGTGCCTAGTTCTTCCTTCATCCCCGAGCTCAAACCACGCGACGACGATAATGATGCGCCCGCGACTCCGATCGCCCGCCCGAGCGCTTTCTCTAGCGCGCGGGCCGGCAAGGGGAAGAAGGGAGCCGCCAGTGGGCCAAACCCCAACTCCTTCGGCGCGAGGATGATGGCCAAGATGGGCTACACAGAAGGCACCGGTCTCGGCGCGGAGGGACAAGGTCGCAACGTCATTATCGAGGCCAATTTGCGGCCTCAAAGAGCAGGTCTTGGTGTTGTTAGGGAGAAGACCGAAACAGAACGGCAGGAGGAGAAGCGCCAGGCTAGAATGCGCGGGGAAGTTGTGGTGGACTCggacgaggaagagaagaagcgcaaggccgcaaggaagaagaaggcaCTGGCAGGCGGGGGCACCAGTACTCCTGCCAGTGGTACCAGCACGCCAAGACGCCCCAAACAGAAATACCTCACTATGGATGAAATCAAGAAGGCCGCACCTGGTCTCAACATCCCTGATGCGTTTACGCCGATTCTAGACCTGACTGGGCCTGGCAAGAAGATGCTCACGACCTCATCGGGACTGATGACGCCAACGGGTGCATCTGCTATTCCAGAGACATCGGATCAGGCAGAATCGAGGAAACTGGCACGACGCGCACAGAATGACTTTATGGCAATATTGGAGGAATGGCAAAGCCTTCAGCAGCGCAAGGCTTACGCAGAGTTGCAACTGCAACAGCAAATGCAGGAGCTAGCCGAGTTAGAAGCAGGCTTGGCAGCACACCGATCGACAGTGGAACAGTTGGGACGCTTGTCCCTGGCTGATGAGGATGTTGATGATGCACAGCGGCGCTGGGATCGTGTCATTTCAATACTGAAAGAGACCTCATCAGCCATGGCAGGAGCAGGACAAGAATCTTCCGGCGAGGAAATCCGCGCGATCGCGATCGCTGCGCTGCATCCTGTTTTTACTGAAGTCTTGCAGTCCTGGGATCCGCTCGAGGACGACCGGAAGAACATCGTGACGGACCTCGTCGACCTCTCGAACCTCCTTGGCATTGGCCAATcgcaaaaaacaaaaccacaACAATTCGCCTCCGAAGCCCTTCGCCATCACCGCCGCAAACACAACGCATCACCTTACGAAACCATGATTTACAAGATATGGCTACCACACGTAGCCCGTGCTGTCCGCGGTTGGGATGTTCGCGATACAGACCGTCTGCTCAACTTATGGAAAACCTGGCTGCCCGTGCTGCCTGACTTCATTCGCAAGCAGCTCCTGGAACAAGACATTGTACGCAAACTCGAAGACGCGGTTGCCAAGTGGGAGCccaagaagagaagaatGCATCACAACAAGCCGCACATGTGGATTTTCCCTTGGCTGCAATACCTTCCAGCGCATCACCTCGACCCCAAGAGCTCTTCGGGCCTGGTTGCCGATGTCAAGCGCAAATTCAGGCAGTTGGTCGAGGCGTGGGAGTTCGAGCAGGGTGTGATCCCTGGGTTGGCGGCGTGGAAAGATGTTCTTAGACAAAGCAGTCAGAACGACCAGTGGCGACCGCTGGCCATGGGACACATTTTGCCCCGTATTGCGCGTTATCTGCGGAGAAAGTTTGAGGTTGACCCCGCCGACCAGGCACCATACATGAATATCCTCAACGGGGTTCTTGAGTGGTCGCAAATCATCTCTGCGGAAGCGCTGGCCGAGGTAATGGTTGCTGAGCTTTTCCCCAAGTGGCACAGCTGTCTGTACCAATGGCTGGTCTCGGACTCTGTCGACTGGATACAGGTGGTCGAGTGGTTCGAGTGGTGGATGCATTCAGTGCTGCCGGCTGAAATACGGAATTGTCCATCTATTGCCGCAGAATTCCTCAAAGGCCAGAGGATGGTCGATTTGGGATTAGACCTGGGCGATCGTATTGCAGCGGAGCTCTCGCGCCCAAACAAGGACCCAGCTCGTAAAGCGAGGTCGGACCCGCCATCACGAACGCAAACCCCGCTCCCGAAGCAGGCACATCATCCCcaggcagcaccagcagctcaGCCCAAGACGGAACCAGCAAGTTTCAGGCAGCAGGTGGAAGACTGGTGCGCGGCGCACGACCTCCAGTTTATCCCGGAGCGGAAAAAGGTTCACGCAAAGGGGCCGCTCTATCGGATCACGGCACGTGGCGACGGAAAGGGCGGGGTACTGGGGTACTTTGGCGAGGACGCGCTGTGGTTTGAGAACAAAGGCAAGGAGAGCATCGTGCGAGGCGAGGACGATTTTTTCCTCAAGATTGTGCACCCCGGACTCGCGGGCTAATTAGCCTcacccttgtttttttttttttttctgtaccACTCACATGTATTTCTTGTGGTCTGTACACTTGCATCAAAATACTAAGGCAAAAGGACGAGTAAaaacagaagaaaaaggccCCCGCATGAAAGAAACGTTGTTAAAACTGTTTAGCGAGTCTACACGCGAATCAGATCGACCGGGCTGTCGGGTGAGAACATTAATATTCCCTGTCCGCATGgcatcttttcttttgggacGGTGGGGGCGTACGGATGGTGTGCTTCTCTGGGGGCAAAAAATCGCCCGTCAATTGGGGAAAATACTTTCCGAGCCTTGGCCCTCTTCTGTCATATTGCGTGCCTGCTTTGCCTCGAGGATTGTTTGTCATGTAATCCCAGGCAGGATGCGTGATTGGGTGTCTTGTTTATGCTgttggttcttttttttgcacatCTGTAGAATGACTGTGCCTAATCTGATGTCTGTGCCTCATGGATAAGCCAGTCAGTCCCCCACAGGTTCGGGCTTTGTCAAGCCAAATCAAAATGGGCTAATTAGGCACCTATTCAACATCTAGGCTGGATGAGTTTGTTGCCTATTCCGTACGGCTTTCGTCCGAGTTTCCACCGGCAAGTGGAGGGTGAATGACTTtgacaacaaaaaaataaaaaaaaagcatcccAACATACAACGTGTAAATATTTCGTATCTAATTGAGACCAAAAAACTCCATACTTTTAACAGTTTTCCATTGGATAAAAAGTCACATTGAGTCAATGctgattttattttttgctGATTCGATATCTGTTATACTGGTTGAGTGTGTAAAGTCGGAGATGATTGGTTAGCATTCCCTGTGGGTTTTTAAAAGATTTTCCCAGTTGTGTGCTTTTGGCTTATTTCCGACCCCCACTTTAGCAGCAAGGCAACGTTCGGGTTCTAGTCTAGCAGGCACCAGTGAGGTGGGCCAACCTTACCAACAGGGAAAAAAATGTAAAAATGGCCCATTCCCGGCCCCCGAataaggtaaggtacagGACCGTTTACCTACGCCACCTGGGCTCAGCTGAGCTTATACTTTGTTGGAATGTGGGCAAAATTATTCGACAAGCAAAGCCAAACCAGCAAATATTAATGAGCCAAAAAAGCtacgagggaaaaaaaaaaaaaactaggaTAAGTAGACCGGTTCCATGACACATTCCAACGGGTCCAAACTCCATAATACTACTCTGGGGGAACGAGAGGGAGAAAGGGCAACAAAACGAAGAGGATTGGAAAATGAAAATGGCGACAGCAGCCCGATGGCGACGATTTACTTCAGTCTGATTGTGTTGTCTTGTCTTGCCCACACCACTCCATACGATCATATGGGCTCTGCACACCCTTGATTTTTGCGTCGAGTCACCCCCTTTTTCTGTTCTAGATGCAGGCCAGGTAGCCGATCCTCTCCCAGTATCTCACCTTGACCACCCTCCCTCCCTTTCCAGGAAAAGCCTCCCGATACACGAGTTTtgcgcccaaaaaaaaaaaaaaaaagaaaaagcccataAGCCAGACACCATAAGCCCAGCTATGTGCAACGTCACGAACCACACCCACGTCGAGTCTATAAATCACCCCACGCTAGCGAAAAACATCCGTACCGACTCCCAAGGGCGCGCGCGCTACAGCAGCTCGATGCACCTCCCGGCctacgacgacgacaggGGGATCCTGAGGTTCCTGGGCCTCACCGACGAGATGATCGAGGTGGTGGTCGGCAGGCTCGGTGGCGGCGCCGGGGTCTCGGGGGCCAGGGATAGTCCGGGCGGATCCGAGTCGGAAGCTGGGCGTTTTGGGGCTCTGGATGAGCTCTTGGCGATTTATCTCGGCAGATCGGGtgagtttttctttttctcctttttttcggaTGTAGCAGTGTGAACCAGCAATAAAAGGatagctttttttctttcgaaAAAGGAGAGCAAAACAAATGAGGAAGAAAACAACGCAAACGAAATTCGTCGAGATAAGAATCCAAGCCTGAACGCAACACACCACACATTCGATTCCTCAACCCCCTTGACGCCGGCCGAGTTCTAATCAATCTCTCTGGCTTTCGCTACAGCAGACATAGCGCACGGCCTGACGCCCGACCTCGCGGCGGCGTGCGGACGGATCGAGGTCTCGCCCTTTTTCACGCGCCAGGTCCCCGGCACGTCGCCATTCTTTGCGGACCGAATATTCCTGGACCACAACAAGATACGGCACGACGCAGATGAGCTGGTCAAAAAGAACGCCGCGATGCTCAAGGACCTCTggctgcagcagcaggcttGTGAGGGTTGATGTGGTCGTGGGGGAAAGGTGTTGGCGATCGGGAtatggccttttttttttttttttacgactTTCCTTTGTGTTTTTTTACTATTTTAGACCAGTACTGGAGTCTTCAGGGGCCAAAATCTGCGCGGTTTCGCAGAGTTTGTTAATGAGACATGTTATGAATCCAACATGCTAGATGACCCATACGCTTGTTTTTCGTCAAAGCTGTATCGGTTGACTGCGGTATTGACCGGAAAGAAGCTTGCTTGCGTGGTTTGGGCAGTCCGCTAGCTAGaggcctgggcctgctgctgATTCAGAGCTGATACAGGCAGTCTCGCCGCGAACAGcgtgtttttgtttccctcTGGACTGCAGGCAGCTTGTATTTCAGTGCTTCGATACCATTGCATGACCGACAGCTAGCATTGCTTCCAATGCTCGGGTGTTGAAAGAATAGAAACTTTTGGCGAGAGATTTTATCATCTCGACATGTCTTCGAGTTGGTGATCTTGCATGGTTTCGCCCAGGTgcctggtaggtaccttacctaagtAGTCAATAAAGCTGTGGTTTTCCATCACTAGCCGCTTCAGGTGGCTTCACGTGGACAAACCACTAAGCCCCAATCACCTTTTGTTTTTACGTAACTTTCGCATTCTGCAACAGAGAACCACCTCGCTGGGAATGTCAATG
Proteins encoded in this region:
- a CDS encoding laccase-2, which produces MKSFVKSLVHLALGATALATPLKPISVSPQRFSHSLSPRQECENGPNSRQCWGKYSIDTDFYKVVPDTGVTREYWLSIEEKNDCNSDGYKRYCQTINGTSPGPLITADWGDNLVIHVTNNMQTNGTAIHWHGIHQRNTVEYDGVPGVTQCPIAPGKSLTYKFRATQYGSTWYHSHFTLQASDGMFGPMIINGPATDNYDIDMGMLFLQDHFHQSAFEGWATSASKGAPPAPENTLINGTNTFDCSGSSDPNCVGGGKKFEMVFEPGKKHLIRVVNVAADAHFEFSIDGHELTVIGADLVPIKPYKTKVVQVSIAQRYDIIVEANATPGNYWLRSGADCSPAVDPTAWRDASTAIVRYDASSTAEPTSVSDVKRSGSCGDEVPSTLVPHLPLNVGPISGMTTQTLGFSATGDDLGHNWFQWTLNSSSLVLDWSKPVLQKVFDREPIFPTPYNMVRAEKAAALANSTQWFGLVIDGSSLGIRIDHPIHLHGHDFWILSQDTTPFTNETALNTINPIRRDTANLPAGGHLAIAFELDNPGAWIVHCHIAWHASQGLSLNFVESQGSIALAMPDHDVFQQTCRDWDAVKDSMPFHQDDSGI